One Gimesia aquarii DNA segment encodes these proteins:
- a CDS encoding DNA topoisomerase I, producing MGGFLNYLVKPLLKPLTRFIVGLIAIPIFHLILNKVIRVQELDAELEKDLEQWFRGSLLLLVATVNMEAALFAWVPDLFDKVSPSLQGIESIILTGFRILLAISVIEAMPDQELFSIIHPGPPKLLLSKKYGIFRELREKWRAILKGVVCQHINRSSPVFAILSAIIPDMIGWVCYGIAITQYLIIGLVTSRDRALDVLSEFDRQVNIRRRELIEEFDLSDKEVKSVDRRRCEEEAEQNALSLDPAEGDDPKVSA from the coding sequence GTGGGTGGATTTTTAAATTACCTGGTAAAACCGCTGTTAAAACCATTAACGCGTTTTATTGTCGGGCTTATTGCGATCCCGATTTTTCATCTGATCCTTAACAAGGTTATTCGTGTTCAGGAATTAGATGCAGAATTGGAAAAGGATCTCGAACAATGGTTTCGCGGTTCTTTGTTACTTCTGGTAGCGACAGTGAATATGGAAGCAGCTCTGTTTGCCTGGGTACCTGACCTATTTGACAAGGTCTCCCCAAGCCTACAGGGAATCGAGAGTATAATACTGACAGGATTTAGGATCTTGCTGGCTATTAGTGTGATTGAAGCCATGCCCGATCAGGAATTATTTTCAATCATTCACCCTGGTCCCCCCAAGCTATTGTTATCAAAAAAATATGGCATTTTCCGGGAACTGAGAGAAAAATGGCGAGCCATTCTGAAGGGGGTTGTGTGCCAGCATATCAATCGCTCCTCCCCTGTATTTGCGATTTTGTCAGCAATCATCCCCGACATGATAGGTTGGGTCTGTTATGGAATAGCGATTACACAATACTTGATTATCGGCTTAGTCACTTCGCGTGATCGTGCGCTGGATGTGCTCTCAGAGTTTGACCGTCAGGTGAATATTCGCCGTCGTGAACTAATTGAAGAATTTGATTTGAGCGATAAAGAAGTCAAATCAGTAGATCGTAGGAGATGTGAGGAAGAAGCAGAACAAAATGCGCTTTCCCTAGATCCGGCGGAAGGAGATGACCCCAAAGTGTCTGCTTGA
- the topA gene encoding type I DNA topoisomerase has product MKALVIVESPAKAKKIGGYLGSKYRVLASMGHVRDLPAKASDVPSEFKKKHKWATLGVNTESEFEPYYLVPKEKKKTVKELKDALKDAEELILATDEDREGESIGWHLTELLKPKVPVKRMVFSEITEDAIQEAIANPRELDLNLVSAQETRRVLDRLYGFTLSPLLWKKVARGLSAGRVQSVAVRILVQRELERLAFRSGTYWDLKALLKTSDGAEFESMLSAVGGKKVASGKDFDESTGKLKTDADVLLLNEQQADELLERVKKSDWTVTSVEQRLQSRKPPAPFTTSTLQQEGNRKLNMSARETMQVAQRLYEDGHITYMRTDSVNLSNEAISASRDRIEDLYGKDYLNPEIRRFDTKSKGAQEAHEAIRPAGKSMKTAEEIGLKGQQAKLYAMIWKRTMATQMEEAKLRFQTVTITADNAEFRATGRHVEFPGFFRAYVEGVDDPEAALDDSESMLPPLEENQALETNQVDPLKHETKPPARYTEATIVRKLESEGVGRPSTYASIIGTIQDRGYVKKSGSQLVPTFTALAVTRLLEQFFPNLVDLQFTAAMEQELDDIAVGEGDRLPYLNQFYRGKEGLDEQVKSKEETIDAREICTLNLEGIESAVRVGRYGPYVTDGAEEEPVSASIPDNIAPADLTNELAEKLIRQKSEGPKSLGMHPEENTPIYKLFGPFGPYLQLGDVIEDGPKPKRVSIPKTVDPDTIGLEEALKYLSLPRFLGEHPETGKKVNAGIGRFGPYVLHDKVYKSLTKDDDILTIELPRAVELLKQARQRSAPTPIRELGKHPEDEETVAIFDGRYGPYVKHGKINATIPKGYEVENVVLEQALEWLEAKAAKKGTKKKAAKKKTTKKSAGTKAKKTAAKKTPAKKAKAAAKKTTKKAAAKKKTTKKAAKKKSAKKKTAEE; this is encoded by the coding sequence CTGAAAGCATTGGTGATTGTTGAATCACCGGCCAAAGCCAAGAAAATCGGTGGCTATTTAGGCAGTAAGTATCGGGTCCTGGCCAGTATGGGGCACGTACGTGATTTGCCTGCAAAGGCTTCTGATGTTCCTTCCGAATTCAAGAAAAAGCACAAATGGGCTACCTTGGGGGTCAATACCGAGTCAGAATTTGAGCCTTATTATCTGGTACCCAAAGAGAAGAAAAAGACGGTAAAGGAACTCAAAGACGCGCTAAAGGATGCCGAAGAGCTCATTCTTGCGACTGACGAAGACCGTGAAGGTGAAAGTATCGGTTGGCATCTGACTGAGCTATTGAAACCAAAAGTACCCGTAAAACGCATGGTTTTCTCTGAAATCACAGAAGATGCCATTCAGGAAGCGATTGCTAATCCGCGGGAACTTGATTTGAATCTGGTCTCTGCCCAGGAGACGCGACGTGTACTGGACCGTTTGTATGGATTTACATTAAGCCCCCTACTTTGGAAAAAAGTTGCCCGTGGACTCTCTGCTGGGCGTGTGCAGTCTGTCGCGGTCCGAATTCTGGTCCAGCGGGAGCTGGAACGACTTGCTTTTCGAAGTGGTACCTATTGGGACTTGAAGGCATTATTAAAGACTTCTGATGGAGCCGAATTTGAATCGATGCTCTCAGCGGTCGGAGGCAAAAAAGTTGCCAGCGGTAAAGATTTCGACGAGTCCACAGGCAAGCTGAAGACCGATGCGGATGTGTTGTTGTTGAATGAGCAGCAGGCAGACGAATTGCTCGAACGTGTCAAAAAGTCTGATTGGACTGTCACTTCAGTCGAACAACGACTGCAGTCACGCAAGCCCCCTGCGCCGTTTACTACCAGCACGTTGCAACAGGAGGGGAACCGCAAGTTAAACATGTCGGCCCGTGAAACGATGCAGGTTGCTCAGCGTTTATACGAAGATGGCCACATTACTTATATGCGTACTGACAGCGTGAATCTCTCGAATGAAGCGATTTCTGCATCGCGAGATCGGATTGAAGATTTATATGGCAAAGATTACCTCAACCCGGAGATACGCCGATTTGATACGAAGTCCAAGGGCGCCCAGGAAGCACACGAGGCGATTCGACCCGCTGGCAAGTCGATGAAAACGGCAGAAGAGATCGGACTAAAGGGACAACAAGCCAAACTGTATGCAATGATCTGGAAACGGACGATGGCCACACAGATGGAAGAAGCCAAGCTGCGTTTTCAAACAGTGACCATCACCGCCGATAATGCTGAGTTTCGTGCCACAGGACGCCATGTGGAATTTCCTGGCTTCTTCCGTGCCTACGTTGAAGGGGTTGACGATCCGGAAGCCGCTTTGGACGACAGTGAATCGATGCTGCCACCGCTGGAGGAAAATCAGGCCCTCGAAACCAACCAGGTTGATCCCCTCAAGCACGAAACAAAACCCCCCGCGCGCTATACAGAAGCGACTATCGTGCGGAAATTGGAGAGTGAAGGGGTGGGACGACCGAGTACGTACGCTTCCATCATCGGGACCATTCAGGACCGCGGCTATGTGAAAAAGTCAGGTAGCCAACTTGTGCCCACATTTACCGCACTGGCAGTCACTCGCTTACTGGAACAGTTCTTCCCCAATCTGGTGGACCTGCAATTTACGGCCGCCATGGAGCAGGAATTAGACGATATCGCCGTCGGCGAAGGGGATCGGTTACCGTATTTGAACCAATTCTACCGAGGAAAAGAAGGCCTCGATGAGCAGGTCAAATCCAAGGAAGAAACAATCGATGCGCGGGAAATCTGTACGCTTAATTTAGAAGGGATTGAGTCGGCAGTGCGCGTCGGTCGTTATGGGCCGTATGTCACTGACGGTGCAGAAGAAGAACCTGTTTCTGCTTCGATTCCCGACAATATCGCACCAGCAGATCTCACCAATGAACTTGCAGAAAAACTCATTCGCCAGAAAAGTGAAGGGCCGAAGTCACTCGGGATGCATCCTGAAGAAAACACGCCCATTTACAAGTTATTTGGTCCTTTTGGTCCCTACCTGCAATTGGGGGATGTGATTGAAGATGGACCAAAACCAAAACGCGTCAGTATTCCCAAGACGGTCGACCCGGACACGATCGGTCTGGAAGAGGCGCTCAAATACTTGAGTCTGCCACGTTTTTTGGGTGAGCATCCCGAAACAGGAAAGAAAGTCAACGCGGGCATTGGTCGCTTCGGTCCCTATGTCTTGCACGACAAGGTCTACAAATCTCTGACGAAGGATGATGACATTCTGACGATTGAGTTACCTCGTGCTGTAGAACTCTTAAAGCAGGCGCGTCAACGAAGTGCACCGACACCCATTCGTGAATTAGGAAAACATCCGGAAGACGAAGAAACGGTTGCCATTTTTGATGGTCGCTACGGGCCTTATGTAAAACATGGCAAAATCAATGCGACCATTCCCAAAGGGTACGAAGTTGAAAATGTGGTGCTAGAACAGGCGCTCGAATGGTTGGAAGCGAAAGCAGCCAAAAAAGGTACAAAGAAGAAGGCCGCCAAGAAAAAGACAACTAAGAAATCAGCGGGGACCAAGGCGAAAAAAACAGCCGCAAAGAAAACACCTGCCAAGAAAGCGAAAGCAGCTGCGAAGAAAACCACGAAAAAAGCAGCCGCCAAAAAGAAGACAACGAAAAAAGCAGCTAAGAAGAAATCCGCCAAGAAAAAAACTGCTGAAGAATAG
- a CDS encoding SurA N-terminal domain-containing protein: MASPLELFRKKQKVLMVPLTILAMFAFIVMDQLKPEQFPPILGMLVFGALFWYLGKDRGKGTLFAVIGIIIGFFLGYAYMPRPGAAMVVTTTAGDIDQREFQELIRNRQIANQFIVRTYFESLTEEERQRAQPPRGYMFGFGRDTEDDIILEFLFRKEADKMNLIVSDDAVTQYISRYTNNKLSSESFQKTCLSMGITEGQIYTIFKDQLKARLVFRLLMPEVSLTPDQYWNFYKKFNVREELEVVALPVKDFEDQVPAPTEAEKQEFFEKYKAVFPNETGPGSPGLRQPQKVEVEYLMADYEETEKLVPPVTEEEITAFYEVNKERLYKNNPIPDMPDMEAPSAPDQPIEAVKPVNDDQKSTKETTPSSKADKEPSKETKPKDPTPQNATEKKEESSALDSDLTTFVSLLDEKPSEKPTVATKPNTPPVEDKKKNPTTAPAPLEPYRPLDDDLKSEIRDQLLRERTLALMKEKIAAAVIFMNDLSYLINSPAEGTTPPTPKEITEKLKAYAAKHQLIYNITPLMSAQQIEESEKYPLGTAKEPSLNQFTAQPRTVIEQLFETPLELLYTTYEAEDSFSSALIAYWKVKHVDATIPKFSDPETQESITQQLKIEGARPIATKRAEELKKLITDAGDKEMAEALKGQTITGQKEGEELLTQTTESFSWMRTSTAGASNPFSMPRPELSSISAIDGAGNEFMEQVFDNMDNGDVAVVMNADKSICYVVKVMNRIPSTSGGLTAMYQEFLKTDLFFFFSPYLPLAQMEQQQTNYEWSRGIEEKYQVQKFFEQVEGPEENVE; this comes from the coding sequence ATGGCCTCGCCACTGGAATTGTTTCGTAAAAAACAAAAAGTGTTAATGGTTCCGCTCACCATCCTGGCAATGTTCGCATTTATCGTCATGGACCAGTTGAAACCTGAGCAATTTCCACCGATTTTAGGAATGCTGGTCTTTGGCGCCCTATTCTGGTACCTGGGAAAAGATCGCGGCAAGGGAACGTTATTCGCTGTCATTGGTATCATTATTGGCTTCTTTTTGGGCTATGCTTATATGCCCCGACCTGGTGCTGCGATGGTTGTGACCACTACGGCAGGTGACATCGACCAACGGGAATTTCAGGAACTCATCAGGAATCGACAAATTGCGAATCAGTTCATTGTCAGGACTTACTTTGAGTCATTGACCGAGGAAGAACGACAGCGTGCTCAACCGCCACGCGGATATATGTTTGGTTTTGGTCGGGATACAGAAGATGACATCATTCTGGAATTCCTGTTCCGCAAAGAAGCTGACAAAATGAATCTCATCGTTTCTGACGATGCAGTGACTCAATATATTTCACGCTATACCAATAATAAACTCAGCAGTGAATCCTTTCAGAAAACCTGCCTAAGCATGGGGATAACGGAAGGGCAGATCTATACGATTTTCAAAGATCAACTCAAAGCACGTCTCGTATTTCGGTTACTCATGCCTGAAGTTTCGCTGACTCCCGATCAATACTGGAACTTCTACAAAAAGTTCAACGTGCGCGAAGAATTAGAAGTGGTCGCGTTACCAGTCAAAGACTTTGAAGATCAGGTCCCTGCCCCTACGGAAGCAGAAAAACAAGAATTCTTTGAGAAATACAAGGCGGTTTTCCCCAATGAAACAGGCCCCGGATCTCCGGGATTGCGTCAACCACAAAAAGTGGAAGTAGAATATTTAATGGCCGACTATGAAGAGACTGAAAAGTTGGTCCCCCCTGTAACTGAAGAGGAAATCACCGCTTTTTATGAAGTGAATAAAGAGCGGCTGTATAAGAACAATCCGATTCCGGATATGCCTGACATGGAAGCGCCCTCTGCACCAGACCAACCAATCGAAGCAGTGAAACCAGTCAACGATGATCAGAAATCAACGAAAGAAACGACACCCTCATCTAAAGCAGATAAAGAACCCTCAAAAGAAACCAAACCCAAAGACCCCACGCCCCAAAATGCGACAGAAAAGAAAGAAGAATCGAGCGCGCTTGATTCCGATCTCACCACATTTGTTTCTCTATTAGATGAAAAGCCCTCAGAAAAACCTACGGTCGCAACGAAACCTAATACACCGCCTGTTGAGGATAAGAAAAAAAATCCTACGACAGCTCCAGCACCACTCGAACCTTATCGTCCACTAGACGACGATTTAAAAAGTGAAATTCGTGATCAATTATTAAGAGAACGTACTCTCGCTCTGATGAAGGAAAAAATTGCGGCTGCTGTGATCTTCATGAACGATCTTAGCTACCTCATTAATAGCCCTGCGGAAGGTACAACACCGCCCACACCAAAAGAAATTACAGAAAAACTGAAAGCTTATGCGGCCAAACACCAGTTGATCTACAACATTACTCCTCTGATGTCGGCTCAGCAAATTGAAGAGTCTGAAAAATATCCACTGGGAACGGCAAAAGAACCCAGCCTCAATCAATTTACTGCGCAACCCAGAACCGTCATTGAACAATTGTTTGAGACACCCCTTGAGTTGCTTTACACGACCTATGAAGCAGAAGACTCATTTTCAAGTGCATTAATTGCTTACTGGAAAGTGAAACATGTTGATGCCACGATTCCAAAATTTTCTGACCCGGAAACCCAGGAATCGATTACTCAGCAATTAAAAATAGAAGGTGCCCGCCCGATTGCCACAAAACGGGCAGAAGAACTGAAAAAGTTAATTACCGATGCCGGTGATAAAGAAATGGCCGAAGCGCTCAAAGGTCAAACAATAACTGGTCAAAAAGAAGGAGAAGAACTCTTAACTCAAACGACTGAGTCATTCAGCTGGATGCGAACTTCCACTGCTGGAGCCAGTAATCCGTTTTCAATGCCTCGTCCCGAGTTATCCAGTATTAGCGCCATTGATGGTGCCGGGAATGAATTTATGGAACAGGTATTCGATAACATGGATAACGGTGATGTAGCAGTCGTCATGAATGCAGACAAATCAATCTGCTACGTGGTAAAAGTAATGAATCGTATCCCTTCGACTTCGGGCGGGCTCACTGCCATGTACCAGGAATTTCTAAAAACAGACTTATTCTTCTTTTTCTCTCCTTATCTCCCACTAGCTCAGATGGAACAACAGCAGACTAACTACGAATGGAGCCGTGGCATTGAAGAAAAATATCAGGTTCAGAAATTCTTTGAGCAGGTGGAAGGACCTGAAGAAAACGTCGAATAA
- a CDS encoding ABC transporter ATP-binding protein, with product MSEQVQQSPAEQSNSSAQEMMIESIGLSKFYGQFTATKDVTFSVPRGQVAAFLGPNGAGKSTTMKLLSGFLSPSEGHARVGGFDVSTHRIEASQKLGYLPENGPLYEEMTPRGFLKYAGGVRGMSKAELSNRLEFVMDKCDLSSVWKKPIRKLSRGFRQRVGMAQALLHDPDILILDEPTSGLDPNQNQSVRDLIRSLGKTKTILLSTHILQEVKAVCSRVILINQGSIVFDGSVSDLGGSQDDMETSFHKLTHA from the coding sequence ATGTCGGAACAGGTTCAGCAATCTCCTGCAGAACAGTCAAACAGTTCAGCTCAGGAGATGATGATCGAATCCATTGGATTGAGCAAATTCTATGGTCAGTTCACTGCAACAAAAGATGTCACATTTTCTGTCCCCCGCGGTCAGGTGGCCGCCTTCCTCGGTCCCAATGGCGCGGGCAAATCAACCACAATGAAACTGCTCTCGGGCTTTCTTTCTCCCAGTGAAGGTCACGCGCGCGTGGGTGGTTTTGACGTGAGTACGCATCGGATTGAGGCCAGTCAGAAACTGGGCTACCTTCCAGAAAATGGACCACTTTATGAAGAAATGACACCTCGAGGCTTTTTGAAGTATGCCGGAGGTGTGCGAGGTATGTCAAAAGCGGAACTCAGTAACAGGCTAGAGTTCGTGATGGATAAATGCGACTTGAGCAGCGTCTGGAAGAAACCCATTCGGAAATTGTCGCGTGGTTTTCGACAACGCGTAGGCATGGCACAAGCATTACTGCATGACCCGGATATCTTAATATTGGATGAACCAACGAGTGGACTCGATCCGAATCAGAATCAGTCAGTGCGCGATTTGATCCGCAGCCTGGGAAAAACAAAAACGATTCTGCTTTCCACACATATTCTCCAGGAAGTGAAAGCTGTCTGTAGTCGTGTAATTCTGATTAATCAGGGCTCCATTGTTTTTGATGGATCTGTATCAGACCTCGGTGGCAGTCAGGATGATATGGAAACCAGCTTCCACAAATTGACACACGCGTAA
- a CDS encoding Gldg family protein — translation MLRNNVVLAIFKRNVQSYFSGVLGYLFIVVFVVAGAFAAFNQQFFANNQANLDQLTLWYPLLLLFIIPAITMSVWADEKKMGTDELLFTLPASDVEVLLGKFFAVLAVYTIALLFSVTHILVLLRIGNPDIGLMFTTYFGYWLAGASLLAAGMFASALTSSTTVAFVLGTAICAIPIFIGQVAPTNNLVQGLSLVTQFQDFGTGVLPLGSILYFISLAVMMLYLNRVLITRRHWSSQEQNSMGLQFLARTVSLAVILISVNVIVSYGSSRIDMTNEKVFSLSQTTKDLISKIDDKNPVTMEAFISPDVAREYVPIRKRLIGLLREYNQIGGKKLQVRFVDVVPFSKEEEEARLLNITPQQVQTERGGRAYVDTIFMGAVVKSGTDEVVIPFFNVGTPIEYELTRSIRTVSKDDRLTVGILNTDANIFGGFNMAAGGNQPPWLIVSELKKQYRVQQVSPDSPISDTEYDVLIAVLPSSLTQPQLKNLVDYVKKGKPTLICDDPLPVFGGGRGIQAAPRMPKPSPGGGMMGMRQPPPTPKADEGRLTSLLNVLQIAWNNGEVVFDYFNPHPEFSEVVRPELIFITPKSGTRGAFNLDSNITSGLQEILTFFPGSIRPRKGRDLNFEPLLRTGPNSGLLDWGEITSPFFNSIRIAQDPPRQIDSDAHVLAAHITSTSKSKEKNINVIFVADADLISDELFNIRERQAFGLKIDNVTFLLNCVDQLAGDDSYIALRKRRSKHRTLTLVERETSVFVKERNEEREKATKDAEAKLQDARDRLKAEREKIEQDKALNSRTKQIMLRMAEENEKRRLEVDEANIELEKQQQVAKIKARTERQIREIEDRIRWYAILVPPFPAILLGICFLFFRTTNENQNISPDRRLKK, via the coding sequence ATGTTGCGGAACAACGTTGTACTGGCCATCTTCAAGCGAAACGTACAAAGTTACTTTTCTGGAGTGCTGGGTTATCTGTTTATTGTCGTCTTCGTAGTTGCTGGTGCTTTTGCCGCCTTCAATCAACAATTTTTCGCGAACAACCAGGCAAACCTGGATCAACTGACTCTCTGGTACCCCTTATTGCTGCTATTCATTATCCCGGCAATTACGATGAGCGTCTGGGCTGATGAAAAGAAAATGGGCACCGATGAGTTGCTGTTTACACTCCCTGCTTCCGATGTCGAAGTCTTACTTGGCAAGTTCTTTGCAGTGCTGGCCGTCTATACGATCGCGCTCCTGTTTTCTGTCACACACATCCTGGTATTATTGCGAATTGGAAATCCGGATATCGGTTTAATGTTTACCACATACTTTGGATACTGGCTCGCCGGTGCGTCTTTACTGGCGGCAGGGATGTTTGCTTCCGCATTAACCAGTAGCACCACTGTTGCCTTTGTTCTGGGAACCGCCATCTGTGCGATCCCCATTTTTATCGGTCAGGTTGCCCCCACTAATAATCTGGTTCAGGGCTTGAGTCTGGTCACACAATTTCAAGATTTTGGTACAGGGGTCCTGCCATTAGGCTCGATCCTGTATTTCATCTCGCTGGCTGTGATGATGCTTTATTTGAACCGAGTGCTGATTACCCGCAGACACTGGAGTTCTCAAGAACAAAACTCCATGGGATTACAATTTTTGGCTCGCACAGTTTCTCTGGCAGTCATCTTGATCAGTGTGAACGTTATCGTCTCTTATGGCAGTAGCCGTATCGACATGACCAATGAAAAAGTATTCAGTCTGTCACAAACAACCAAGGATCTGATCTCGAAAATCGATGATAAGAATCCCGTCACAATGGAAGCATTTATCAGCCCCGATGTTGCACGAGAGTATGTCCCCATTCGCAAACGCTTAATTGGCCTGTTACGTGAATACAATCAGATCGGTGGGAAAAAATTACAGGTCCGGTTTGTTGATGTCGTGCCTTTCAGTAAAGAAGAGGAAGAAGCCAGACTGCTGAATATTACTCCACAACAAGTTCAAACAGAACGCGGCGGTCGTGCCTATGTCGATACGATCTTCATGGGGGCTGTCGTTAAAAGTGGTACCGATGAAGTTGTCATTCCATTCTTTAACGTGGGAACTCCCATTGAATATGAATTAACGCGTTCGATTCGTACCGTCTCCAAAGATGATCGGCTGACAGTAGGAATCTTAAATACCGATGCCAACATCTTTGGTGGATTTAATATGGCAGCAGGCGGTAACCAGCCCCCCTGGCTCATTGTCAGTGAACTCAAGAAACAGTACCGCGTACAACAGGTTTCTCCCGACTCGCCCATTAGTGATACGGAATATGATGTATTGATTGCTGTTCTGCCTTCCTCATTGACACAACCACAATTAAAGAATCTGGTCGACTACGTGAAAAAAGGAAAACCAACGCTGATTTGTGATGACCCACTGCCTGTCTTTGGTGGTGGTCGAGGTATTCAAGCCGCTCCACGTATGCCCAAACCCAGCCCGGGCGGAGGCATGATGGGAATGCGGCAACCTCCTCCAACCCCTAAAGCAGATGAAGGCCGATTGACCTCGCTGCTCAACGTATTACAGATTGCGTGGAATAACGGTGAAGTTGTATTCGATTATTTCAATCCTCATCCTGAATTTTCTGAAGTCGTACGTCCTGAGTTGATTTTCATTACTCCGAAAAGTGGTACACGGGGAGCCTTTAATTTAGACAGTAACATCACCAGTGGATTACAGGAAATCTTAACGTTCTTCCCCGGTAGCATTCGTCCTCGTAAAGGCAGAGACCTCAATTTTGAACCGCTCCTGAGAACGGGACCAAACTCGGGACTTTTGGATTGGGGAGAAATCACCAGCCCCTTCTTCAACTCGATTCGGATTGCTCAAGATCCACCGCGGCAGATTGATTCTGACGCCCATGTGCTGGCAGCCCATATCACTTCAACATCGAAGTCAAAAGAGAAGAACATCAATGTCATTTTTGTCGCAGATGCTGATTTGATTTCCGATGAATTATTCAATATTCGTGAACGACAGGCATTCGGCTTAAAGATTGATAATGTGACATTTTTACTTAACTGCGTCGATCAATTAGCGGGCGATGATTCCTATATTGCACTACGAAAACGTCGTTCGAAGCATCGCACACTGACGCTTGTTGAACGGGAAACCTCTGTCTTTGTTAAAGAACGTAACGAGGAACGCGAAAAAGCGACGAAAGATGCAGAAGCAAAACTGCAAGATGCCCGTGATCGATTGAAGGCGGAACGGGAGAAAATCGAGCAGGATAAAGCACTTAATAGTCGAACGAAACAGATCATGTTACGCATGGCCGAAGAAAATGAAAAACGACGTCTGGAAGTTGATGAAGCGAATATTGAGTTGGAAAAACAACAACAAGTTGCAAAAATCAAGGCCAGGACAGAACGCCAGATTCGTGAAATCGAAGACCGTATCCGCTGGTATGCGATTCTTGTGCCACCCTTTCCGGCAATTCTGTTAGGGATCTGCTTCCTGTTTTTCAGAACGACCAATGAAAACCAGAACATTTCCCCTGACCGAAGATTAAAGAAATAA